The window CGACTTTCCGGCGCGACAACGAGGACAGCGTCGAGAAGCCGTTCCAGCTCGACAAGTGCCATGCGCTCGAGAGCTCGCGCGAGACCGTGCGCCGCTACTACCCGAAGTGGTACCGCAAGCCTGCGGCCGACGAGTAGCCGCGGCGCGTCCGGCGGCAGACCGGCTCGCGCGGGGCTCGCGATTCTGCACTGCGCAATTGCGGTTATAATCCGCAGATCTTGCGACCTTCAGGCCCATTTCCGGGTCGGGGTCGAGAGGTCGGACCGGGCGACACACGGCCGGTCGGGAGCGGTATGCGTCGGTCGAGGGAGACGGCGTATGTCGTGGAGCGATGCTCCGAAGCGTCCCATCAACCTGTTCGCGGCGCCTCTGGCGTTGCGGCTTCGATCGAAGGGCAACCATGAAGATTCATGAGTATCAGGCAAAAGAACTACTAAGGAAGTTTGGCGTCGTGACGCCGCGCGGTTTCCACACCGTGTCGGTGGATGGGGCGGTGAAGGCCGCCGAAGAGCTGGGCGGCAAGATCTGGGTCGTGAAGGCGCAGATCCACGCCGGCGGCCGCGGCAAGGGCGGCGGCGTGAAGCTCGCGCGCTCGCTGGACGAAGTGCGCCAGCTCGCCAACGAGATCCTCGGCATGCAGCTGGTCACGCACCAGACCGGGCCCGAAGGCCAGAAAGTGCGCAACCTCCTGATCGAGGAAGGCGCCGACATCAAGAAGGAATACTACGTTGCCGCGCTGACCGACCGCGCCACGCAGAAGGTCGCGATCATGGCCTCCTCCGAAGGCGGCATGGACATCGAGGAAGTCGCGCACAGCACCCCCGAGAAGATCCTGAAGGAATTCGTGGACCCGCTGGTCGGCCTGACCGACAAGCAGGCCGAGAACCTCGCGCGCGGCATCGGCGTGCCGGAAGCCTCGGTCGCCAAGGCGGTGGATACGCTCAAGCGCCTGTACACCTGCTACATGGAAACGGATGCCTCGCTGGCGGAAATCAACCCGCTGATCCTCGAAGGCAACGGCAACATCAAGGCGCTCGACGCCAAGTTCAACTTCGACTCGAACGCGCTCTACCGTCATCCGGATATCGTCGATTTCCGTGACTTCGACGAAGAAGACGCGGACGAGATCGAGGCCTCGAAGTTCGACCTCGCCTACATCTCGCTCGACGGCAACATCGGCTGCCTGGTGAACGGCGCCGGCCTCGCGATGGCGACGATGGACACGATCAAGCTGTTCGGCGCCGAGCCGGCCAACTTCCTCGACGTCGGCGGCGGCGCGACGACCGAGAAGGTCACCGAGGCGTTCAAGATCATGCTCAAGAACCCCAAGGTCAAGGGCATTCTCGTGAACATCTTCGGCGGCATCATGAAGTGCGACACCATCGCCACTGGCGTGGTCGCCGCAGCCAAGGAAGTCAATCTCTCCGTCCCGCTCGTGGTGCGCATGAAGGGCACCAACGAGGACCTCGGCAAGAAGATCCTCGCCGACTCGGGTCTGCCGATCATCGCCGCCGACACGATGGCGGAAGCTGCGACCAAGATCGTCGCGGCGGTCAAGTAAGGAGAGTTTGAATGTCCATCCTGATCAACAAAGACACCAAGGTCATCACCCAGGGCATCACCGGCAAGACCGGCCAGTTCCACACCGAGAAGTGCCAGGAATACGCGAACGGCAAGAACTGCTTCGTTGCCGGCGTGAATCCGAAGAAGGCGGGCGAGAAGATCTTCGACATCCCCATCTACGCTTCGGTGAAGGAAGCCGCTGCCGAGACCGGCGCGACCGTGTCCGTGATCTACGTGCCGCCGGCCGGTGCCGCCGACGCGATCTGGGAAGCCTGCGAGGCCGACCTGGATCTGGCGATCTGCATCACCGAGGGCATCCCGGTCCGCGACATGCTGGTCGTGCGCAACAAGATGAAGCAGAAGGTGGCCAAGGGCGGCAAGGAAACCCTGCTGCTGGGGCCGAACTGCCCGGGCCTGATCACGCCGGATGAGATCAAGATCGGCATCATGCTGGGTCACATCCACCGCAAGGGCCGCATCGGCGTCGTGTCGCGTTCGGGTACGCTGACCTATGAAGCCGTCGCGCAGCTGACCGAAATCGGTCTGGGTCAGTCGTCGGCGGTCGGTATCGGCGGCGACCCGATCAACGGCCTCAAGCACATCGACGTGATGCGCATGTTCAACGACGATCCGGACACCGACGCGGTGATCATGATCGGCGAGATCGGCGGTCCGGACGAAGCCGAAGCCGCGCAGTGGTGCAAGGCCAACATGAAGAAGCCGATCGTCGGCTTCATCGCCGGCGTGACCGCGCCGGCCGGCAAGCGCATGGGCCACGCCGGTGCGCTGATCTCCGGTGGTGCGGATACCGCTGACGCCAAGCTC is drawn from Azoarcus sp. DN11 and contains these coding sequences:
- the sucC gene encoding ADP-forming succinate--CoA ligase subunit beta, which encodes MKIHEYQAKELLRKFGVVTPRGFHTVSVDGAVKAAEELGGKIWVVKAQIHAGGRGKGGGVKLARSLDEVRQLANEILGMQLVTHQTGPEGQKVRNLLIEEGADIKKEYYVAALTDRATQKVAIMASSEGGMDIEEVAHSTPEKILKEFVDPLVGLTDKQAENLARGIGVPEASVAKAVDTLKRLYTCYMETDASLAEINPLILEGNGNIKALDAKFNFDSNALYRHPDIVDFRDFDEEDADEIEASKFDLAYISLDGNIGCLVNGAGLAMATMDTIKLFGAEPANFLDVGGGATTEKVTEAFKIMLKNPKVKGILVNIFGGIMKCDTIATGVVAAAKEVNLSVPLVVRMKGTNEDLGKKILADSGLPIIAADTMAEAATKIVAAVK
- the sucD gene encoding succinate--CoA ligase subunit alpha encodes the protein MSILINKDTKVITQGITGKTGQFHTEKCQEYANGKNCFVAGVNPKKAGEKIFDIPIYASVKEAAAETGATVSVIYVPPAGAADAIWEACEADLDLAICITEGIPVRDMLVVRNKMKQKVAKGGKETLLLGPNCPGLITPDEIKIGIMLGHIHRKGRIGVVSRSGTLTYEAVAQLTEIGLGQSSAVGIGGDPINGLKHIDVMRMFNDDPDTDAVIMIGEIGGPDEAEAAQWCKANMKKPIVGFIAGVTAPAGKRMGHAGALISGGADTADAKLAIMEECGFTVTRNPSEMAKLLKAML